One window from the genome of Choloepus didactylus isolate mChoDid1 chromosome 2, mChoDid1.pri, whole genome shotgun sequence encodes:
- the PIAS3 gene encoding E3 SUMO-protein ligase PIAS3 isoform X2, with amino-acid sequence MGSGPDEDSGGWDGSESLRKIRKEDKQLKRESRLKHMVMSFRVSELQVLLGFAGRNKSGRKHELLAKALHLLKSSCAPSVQMKIKELYRRRFPRKTLGPSDLSLLSLPPGTPPVGSPGPLSPIPPALLAPGTLLGPKREVDMHPPLPQPVHPDVTMKPLPFYEVYGELIRPTTLASTSSQRFEEAHFTFALTPQQVQQILTSREVLPGAKCDYTIQVQLRFCLCETSCPQEDYFPPNLFVKVNGKLCPLPGYLPPTKNGAEPKRPSRPINLTPLARLSATVPNTIVVNWSSEFGRNYSLSVYLVRQLTAGTLLQKLRAKGIRNPDHSRALIKEKLTADPDSEVATTSLRVSLMCPLGKMRLTVPCRALTCAHLQSFDAALYLQMNEKKPTWTCPVCDKKAPYESLIIDGLFMEILNSCSDCDEIQFMEDGSWCPMKPKKEASEVCPPPGYGLDGLQYSPVQEGNPSENKKKVEVIDLTIESSSDEEDLPPTKKHCPVTSAAIPALPGSKGVLTSGHQPSSVLRSPAMGTLGGDFLSSLPLHEYPPAFPLGADIQGLDLFSFLQTESQHYGPSVITSLDEQDALGHFFQYRGTPSHFLNPLAPTLGSSHRSSPPAPLPGRVSSIVAPGGALREGHGGPLPSGPSLTGCRSDIISLD; translated from the exons ATGGGCTCAGGACCTGATGAAGACTCAG GAGGCTGGGATGGATCTGAGAGTCTGAGAAAGATCAGGAAAGAAGACAAGCAGCTTAAAAGAGAGTCCAGACTAAAG CACATGGTGATGAGTTTCCGGGTGTCTGAGCTCCAGGTGCTCCTTGGTTTTGCTGGCCGGAACAAGAGTGGACGAAAGCACGAGCTCCTGGCCAAGGCCCTGCACCTTCTCAAGTCCAGCTGTGCCCCCAGCGTCCAAATGAAGATCAAAGAGCTCTACCGCCGACGCTTTCCCCGGAAGACTCTGGGGCCCTCTGATCTCTCCCtgctctctctgccccctggtACCCCTCCTGTAGGCTCCCCAGGTCCCCTATCCCCTATTCCCCCTGCCCTCTTGGCCCCTGGCACCCTGTTGGGCCCCAAGCGTGAGGTGGACATGCACCCGCCTCTGCCCCAGCCTGTGCACCCTGATGTCACCATGAAACCACTGCCCTTCTATGAAGTCTACGGGGAACTCATCCGGCCCACCACCCTTG CATCCACCTCCAGCCAGCGGTTTGAGGAAGCACATTTTACCTTTGCCCTCACACCCCAGCAAGTGCAGCAGATTCTCACATCCAG AGAGGTTTTGCCAGGAGCCAAATGTGATTATACCATACAGGTGCAGCTAAG GTTCTGTCTCTGTGAGACCAGCTGCCCCCAAGAGGACTATTTCCCTCCCAACCTCTTTGTCAAGGTCAATGGGAAACTGTGCCCCCTGCCG GGTTACCTTCCTCCCACCAAGAATGGGGCTGAGCCCAAGAGGCCCAGCCGCCCCATCAACCTCACACCCCTGGCTCGACTCTCAGCCACTGTTCCCAATACCATCGTGGTCAACTGGTCATCTGAGTTTGGACGG AACTACTCCTTGTCTGTGTACCTGGTGAGGCAGTTGACTGCAGGGACACTTCTACAAAAGCTCAGAGCAAAGGGCATCCGGAATCCAGACCACTCCCGGGCACTGA TCAAGGAGAAATTGACTGCTGACCCTGACAGTGAGGTGGCCACTACGAGTCTCCGAGTGTCGCTTATGTGCCCG CTGGGGAAGATGCGCCTGACTGTTCCCTGTCGTGCCCTCACCTGTGCCCACCTGCAGAGCTTCGATGCTGCCCTCTATCTACAGATGAATGAGAAGAAGCCAACGTGGACATGTCCCGTGTGCGACAAGAAGGCTCCCTATGAATCTCTGATCATTGATGG TTTATTTATGGAGATTCTTAATTCCTGCTCGGATTGTGATGAAATCCAGTTCATGGAAGATGGATCCTGGTGCCCAATGAAACCTAAGAAGGAGGCGTCTGAGGTTTGCCCCCCGCCAGGGTATGGGCTGGATG GCCTCCAGTATAGCCCAGTCCAAGAGGGAAATCCGTCGGAGAATAAGAAGAAGGTTGAAGTTATTGACTTGACAATAGAAAGCTCATCAGATGAGGAGGACCTGCCCCCAACCAAGAAGCACTGTCCTGTCACCTCAGCTGCCATTCCGGCCCTGCCTGGAAGCAAAGG aGTCCTGACCTCTGGTCACCAGCCATCGTCGGTGCTACGGAGTCCTGCTATGGGCACGTTGGGTGGAGATTTCCTGTCCAGTCTCCCACTACATGAGTACCCACCTGCCTTCCCCCTGGGTGCCGATATCCAAG gtttagatttattttctttccttcagacTGAGAGTCAG CACTATGGTCCCTCCGTCATCACCTCGTTAGATGAACAGGATGCCCTTGGCCACTTCTTCCAGTACCGGGGGACCCCTTCCCACTTCCTGAACCCACTGGCTCCCACGTTGGGGAGCTCCCACCGCAGCTCCCCTCCAGCACCCCTTCCTGGCCGTGTCAGCAGCATTGTTGCCCCTGGGGGGGCCTTGAGGGAGGGGCATGGAGGACCCCTGCCCTCAGGTCCCTCCTTGACTGGCTGTCGGTCAGACATCATTTCCCTGGACTGA
- the PIAS3 gene encoding E3 SUMO-protein ligase PIAS3 isoform X1, translated as MSQDGGAGRIKGGWDGSESLRKIRKEDKQLKRESRLKHMVMSFRVSELQVLLGFAGRNKSGRKHELLAKALHLLKSSCAPSVQMKIKELYRRRFPRKTLGPSDLSLLSLPPGTPPVGSPGPLSPIPPALLAPGTLLGPKREVDMHPPLPQPVHPDVTMKPLPFYEVYGELIRPTTLASTSSQRFEEAHFTFALTPQQVQQILTSREVLPGAKCDYTIQVQLRFCLCETSCPQEDYFPPNLFVKVNGKLCPLPGYLPPTKNGAEPKRPSRPINLTPLARLSATVPNTIVVNWSSEFGRNYSLSVYLVRQLTAGTLLQKLRAKGIRNPDHSRALIKEKLTADPDSEVATTSLRVSLMCPLGKMRLTVPCRALTCAHLQSFDAALYLQMNEKKPTWTCPVCDKKAPYESLIIDGLFMEILNSCSDCDEIQFMEDGSWCPMKPKKEASEVCPPPGYGLDGLQYSPVQEGNPSENKKKVEVIDLTIESSSDEEDLPPTKKHCPVTSAAIPALPGSKGVLTSGHQPSSVLRSPAMGTLGGDFLSSLPLHEYPPAFPLGADIQGLDLFSFLQTESQHYGPSVITSLDEQDALGHFFQYRGTPSHFLNPLAPTLGSSHRSSPPAPLPGRVSSIVAPGGALREGHGGPLPSGPSLTGCRSDIISLD; from the exons ATGTCTCAAGATGGCGGAGCTGGGCGAATTAAAG GAGGCTGGGATGGATCTGAGAGTCTGAGAAAGATCAGGAAAGAAGACAAGCAGCTTAAAAGAGAGTCCAGACTAAAG CACATGGTGATGAGTTTCCGGGTGTCTGAGCTCCAGGTGCTCCTTGGTTTTGCTGGCCGGAACAAGAGTGGACGAAAGCACGAGCTCCTGGCCAAGGCCCTGCACCTTCTCAAGTCCAGCTGTGCCCCCAGCGTCCAAATGAAGATCAAAGAGCTCTACCGCCGACGCTTTCCCCGGAAGACTCTGGGGCCCTCTGATCTCTCCCtgctctctctgccccctggtACCCCTCCTGTAGGCTCCCCAGGTCCCCTATCCCCTATTCCCCCTGCCCTCTTGGCCCCTGGCACCCTGTTGGGCCCCAAGCGTGAGGTGGACATGCACCCGCCTCTGCCCCAGCCTGTGCACCCTGATGTCACCATGAAACCACTGCCCTTCTATGAAGTCTACGGGGAACTCATCCGGCCCACCACCCTTG CATCCACCTCCAGCCAGCGGTTTGAGGAAGCACATTTTACCTTTGCCCTCACACCCCAGCAAGTGCAGCAGATTCTCACATCCAG AGAGGTTTTGCCAGGAGCCAAATGTGATTATACCATACAGGTGCAGCTAAG GTTCTGTCTCTGTGAGACCAGCTGCCCCCAAGAGGACTATTTCCCTCCCAACCTCTTTGTCAAGGTCAATGGGAAACTGTGCCCCCTGCCG GGTTACCTTCCTCCCACCAAGAATGGGGCTGAGCCCAAGAGGCCCAGCCGCCCCATCAACCTCACACCCCTGGCTCGACTCTCAGCCACTGTTCCCAATACCATCGTGGTCAACTGGTCATCTGAGTTTGGACGG AACTACTCCTTGTCTGTGTACCTGGTGAGGCAGTTGACTGCAGGGACACTTCTACAAAAGCTCAGAGCAAAGGGCATCCGGAATCCAGACCACTCCCGGGCACTGA TCAAGGAGAAATTGACTGCTGACCCTGACAGTGAGGTGGCCACTACGAGTCTCCGAGTGTCGCTTATGTGCCCG CTGGGGAAGATGCGCCTGACTGTTCCCTGTCGTGCCCTCACCTGTGCCCACCTGCAGAGCTTCGATGCTGCCCTCTATCTACAGATGAATGAGAAGAAGCCAACGTGGACATGTCCCGTGTGCGACAAGAAGGCTCCCTATGAATCTCTGATCATTGATGG TTTATTTATGGAGATTCTTAATTCCTGCTCGGATTGTGATGAAATCCAGTTCATGGAAGATGGATCCTGGTGCCCAATGAAACCTAAGAAGGAGGCGTCTGAGGTTTGCCCCCCGCCAGGGTATGGGCTGGATG GCCTCCAGTATAGCCCAGTCCAAGAGGGAAATCCGTCGGAGAATAAGAAGAAGGTTGAAGTTATTGACTTGACAATAGAAAGCTCATCAGATGAGGAGGACCTGCCCCCAACCAAGAAGCACTGTCCTGTCACCTCAGCTGCCATTCCGGCCCTGCCTGGAAGCAAAGG aGTCCTGACCTCTGGTCACCAGCCATCGTCGGTGCTACGGAGTCCTGCTATGGGCACGTTGGGTGGAGATTTCCTGTCCAGTCTCCCACTACATGAGTACCCACCTGCCTTCCCCCTGGGTGCCGATATCCAAG gtttagatttattttctttccttcagacTGAGAGTCAG CACTATGGTCCCTCCGTCATCACCTCGTTAGATGAACAGGATGCCCTTGGCCACTTCTTCCAGTACCGGGGGACCCCTTCCCACTTCCTGAACCCACTGGCTCCCACGTTGGGGAGCTCCCACCGCAGCTCCCCTCCAGCACCCCTTCCTGGCCGTGTCAGCAGCATTGTTGCCCCTGGGGGGGCCTTGAGGGAGGGGCATGGAGGACCCCTGCCCTCAGGTCCCTCCTTGACTGGCTGTCGGTCAGACATCATTTCCCTGGACTGA
- the PIAS3 gene encoding E3 SUMO-protein ligase PIAS3 isoform X3, whose amino-acid sequence MSQDGGAGRIKGGWDGSESLRKIRKEDKQLKRESRLKHMVMSFRVSELQVLLGFAGRNKSGRKHELLAKALHLLKSSCAPSVQMKIKELYRRRFPRKTLGPSDLSLLSLPPGTPPVGSPGPLSPIPPALLAPGTLLGPKREVDMHPPLPQPVHPDVTMKPLPFYEVYGELIRPTTLASTSSQRFEEAHFTFALTPQQVQQILTSREVLPGAKCDYTIQVQLRFCLCETSCPQEDYFPPNLFVKVNGKLCPLPGYLPPTKNGAEPKRPSRPINLTPLARLSATVPNTIVVNWSSEFGRNYSLSVYLVRQLTAGTLLQKLRAKGIRNPDHSRALIKEKLTADPDSEVATTSLRVSLMCPSFDAALYLQMNEKKPTWTCPVCDKKAPYESLIIDGLFMEILNSCSDCDEIQFMEDGSWCPMKPKKEASEVCPPPGYGLDGLQYSPVQEGNPSENKKKVEVIDLTIESSSDEEDLPPTKKHCPVTSAAIPALPGSKGVLTSGHQPSSVLRSPAMGTLGGDFLSSLPLHEYPPAFPLGADIQGLDLFSFLQTESQHYGPSVITSLDEQDALGHFFQYRGTPSHFLNPLAPTLGSSHRSSPPAPLPGRVSSIVAPGGALREGHGGPLPSGPSLTGCRSDIISLD is encoded by the exons ATGTCTCAAGATGGCGGAGCTGGGCGAATTAAAG GAGGCTGGGATGGATCTGAGAGTCTGAGAAAGATCAGGAAAGAAGACAAGCAGCTTAAAAGAGAGTCCAGACTAAAG CACATGGTGATGAGTTTCCGGGTGTCTGAGCTCCAGGTGCTCCTTGGTTTTGCTGGCCGGAACAAGAGTGGACGAAAGCACGAGCTCCTGGCCAAGGCCCTGCACCTTCTCAAGTCCAGCTGTGCCCCCAGCGTCCAAATGAAGATCAAAGAGCTCTACCGCCGACGCTTTCCCCGGAAGACTCTGGGGCCCTCTGATCTCTCCCtgctctctctgccccctggtACCCCTCCTGTAGGCTCCCCAGGTCCCCTATCCCCTATTCCCCCTGCCCTCTTGGCCCCTGGCACCCTGTTGGGCCCCAAGCGTGAGGTGGACATGCACCCGCCTCTGCCCCAGCCTGTGCACCCTGATGTCACCATGAAACCACTGCCCTTCTATGAAGTCTACGGGGAACTCATCCGGCCCACCACCCTTG CATCCACCTCCAGCCAGCGGTTTGAGGAAGCACATTTTACCTTTGCCCTCACACCCCAGCAAGTGCAGCAGATTCTCACATCCAG AGAGGTTTTGCCAGGAGCCAAATGTGATTATACCATACAGGTGCAGCTAAG GTTCTGTCTCTGTGAGACCAGCTGCCCCCAAGAGGACTATTTCCCTCCCAACCTCTTTGTCAAGGTCAATGGGAAACTGTGCCCCCTGCCG GGTTACCTTCCTCCCACCAAGAATGGGGCTGAGCCCAAGAGGCCCAGCCGCCCCATCAACCTCACACCCCTGGCTCGACTCTCAGCCACTGTTCCCAATACCATCGTGGTCAACTGGTCATCTGAGTTTGGACGG AACTACTCCTTGTCTGTGTACCTGGTGAGGCAGTTGACTGCAGGGACACTTCTACAAAAGCTCAGAGCAAAGGGCATCCGGAATCCAGACCACTCCCGGGCACTGA TCAAGGAGAAATTGACTGCTGACCCTGACAGTGAGGTGGCCACTACGAGTCTCCGAGTGTCGCTTATGTGCCCG AGCTTCGATGCTGCCCTCTATCTACAGATGAATGAGAAGAAGCCAACGTGGACATGTCCCGTGTGCGACAAGAAGGCTCCCTATGAATCTCTGATCATTGATGG TTTATTTATGGAGATTCTTAATTCCTGCTCGGATTGTGATGAAATCCAGTTCATGGAAGATGGATCCTGGTGCCCAATGAAACCTAAGAAGGAGGCGTCTGAGGTTTGCCCCCCGCCAGGGTATGGGCTGGATG GCCTCCAGTATAGCCCAGTCCAAGAGGGAAATCCGTCGGAGAATAAGAAGAAGGTTGAAGTTATTGACTTGACAATAGAAAGCTCATCAGATGAGGAGGACCTGCCCCCAACCAAGAAGCACTGTCCTGTCACCTCAGCTGCCATTCCGGCCCTGCCTGGAAGCAAAGG aGTCCTGACCTCTGGTCACCAGCCATCGTCGGTGCTACGGAGTCCTGCTATGGGCACGTTGGGTGGAGATTTCCTGTCCAGTCTCCCACTACATGAGTACCCACCTGCCTTCCCCCTGGGTGCCGATATCCAAG gtttagatttattttctttccttcagacTGAGAGTCAG CACTATGGTCCCTCCGTCATCACCTCGTTAGATGAACAGGATGCCCTTGGCCACTTCTTCCAGTACCGGGGGACCCCTTCCCACTTCCTGAACCCACTGGCTCCCACGTTGGGGAGCTCCCACCGCAGCTCCCCTCCAGCACCCCTTCCTGGCCGTGTCAGCAGCATTGTTGCCCCTGGGGGGGCCTTGAGGGAGGGGCATGGAGGACCCCTGCCCTCAGGTCCCTCCTTGACTGGCTGTCGGTCAGACATCATTTCCCTGGACTGA
- the PIAS3 gene encoding E3 SUMO-protein ligase PIAS3 isoform X4, producing the protein MAELGELKHMVMSFRVSELQVLLGFAGRNKSGRKHELLAKALHLLKSSCAPSVQMKIKELYRRRFPRKTLGPSDLSLLSLPPGTPPVGSPGPLSPIPPALLAPGTLLGPKREVDMHPPLPQPVHPDVTMKPLPFYEVYGELIRPTTLASTSSQRFEEAHFTFALTPQQVQQILTSREVLPGAKCDYTIQVQLRFCLCETSCPQEDYFPPNLFVKVNGKLCPLPGYLPPTKNGAEPKRPSRPINLTPLARLSATVPNTIVVNWSSEFGRNYSLSVYLVRQLTAGTLLQKLRAKGIRNPDHSRALIKEKLTADPDSEVATTSLRVSLMCPLGKMRLTVPCRALTCAHLQSFDAALYLQMNEKKPTWTCPVCDKKAPYESLIIDGLFMEILNSCSDCDEIQFMEDGSWCPMKPKKEASEVCPPPGYGLDGLQYSPVQEGNPSENKKKVEVIDLTIESSSDEEDLPPTKKHCPVTSAAIPALPGSKGVLTSGHQPSSVLRSPAMGTLGGDFLSSLPLHEYPPAFPLGADIQGLDLFSFLQTESQHYGPSVITSLDEQDALGHFFQYRGTPSHFLNPLAPTLGSSHRSSPPAPLPGRVSSIVAPGGALREGHGGPLPSGPSLTGCRSDIISLD; encoded by the exons ATGGCGGAGCTGGGCGAATTAAAG CACATGGTGATGAGTTTCCGGGTGTCTGAGCTCCAGGTGCTCCTTGGTTTTGCTGGCCGGAACAAGAGTGGACGAAAGCACGAGCTCCTGGCCAAGGCCCTGCACCTTCTCAAGTCCAGCTGTGCCCCCAGCGTCCAAATGAAGATCAAAGAGCTCTACCGCCGACGCTTTCCCCGGAAGACTCTGGGGCCCTCTGATCTCTCCCtgctctctctgccccctggtACCCCTCCTGTAGGCTCCCCAGGTCCCCTATCCCCTATTCCCCCTGCCCTCTTGGCCCCTGGCACCCTGTTGGGCCCCAAGCGTGAGGTGGACATGCACCCGCCTCTGCCCCAGCCTGTGCACCCTGATGTCACCATGAAACCACTGCCCTTCTATGAAGTCTACGGGGAACTCATCCGGCCCACCACCCTTG CATCCACCTCCAGCCAGCGGTTTGAGGAAGCACATTTTACCTTTGCCCTCACACCCCAGCAAGTGCAGCAGATTCTCACATCCAG AGAGGTTTTGCCAGGAGCCAAATGTGATTATACCATACAGGTGCAGCTAAG GTTCTGTCTCTGTGAGACCAGCTGCCCCCAAGAGGACTATTTCCCTCCCAACCTCTTTGTCAAGGTCAATGGGAAACTGTGCCCCCTGCCG GGTTACCTTCCTCCCACCAAGAATGGGGCTGAGCCCAAGAGGCCCAGCCGCCCCATCAACCTCACACCCCTGGCTCGACTCTCAGCCACTGTTCCCAATACCATCGTGGTCAACTGGTCATCTGAGTTTGGACGG AACTACTCCTTGTCTGTGTACCTGGTGAGGCAGTTGACTGCAGGGACACTTCTACAAAAGCTCAGAGCAAAGGGCATCCGGAATCCAGACCACTCCCGGGCACTGA TCAAGGAGAAATTGACTGCTGACCCTGACAGTGAGGTGGCCACTACGAGTCTCCGAGTGTCGCTTATGTGCCCG CTGGGGAAGATGCGCCTGACTGTTCCCTGTCGTGCCCTCACCTGTGCCCACCTGCAGAGCTTCGATGCTGCCCTCTATCTACAGATGAATGAGAAGAAGCCAACGTGGACATGTCCCGTGTGCGACAAGAAGGCTCCCTATGAATCTCTGATCATTGATGG TTTATTTATGGAGATTCTTAATTCCTGCTCGGATTGTGATGAAATCCAGTTCATGGAAGATGGATCCTGGTGCCCAATGAAACCTAAGAAGGAGGCGTCTGAGGTTTGCCCCCCGCCAGGGTATGGGCTGGATG GCCTCCAGTATAGCCCAGTCCAAGAGGGAAATCCGTCGGAGAATAAGAAGAAGGTTGAAGTTATTGACTTGACAATAGAAAGCTCATCAGATGAGGAGGACCTGCCCCCAACCAAGAAGCACTGTCCTGTCACCTCAGCTGCCATTCCGGCCCTGCCTGGAAGCAAAGG aGTCCTGACCTCTGGTCACCAGCCATCGTCGGTGCTACGGAGTCCTGCTATGGGCACGTTGGGTGGAGATTTCCTGTCCAGTCTCCCACTACATGAGTACCCACCTGCCTTCCCCCTGGGTGCCGATATCCAAG gtttagatttattttctttccttcagacTGAGAGTCAG CACTATGGTCCCTCCGTCATCACCTCGTTAGATGAACAGGATGCCCTTGGCCACTTCTTCCAGTACCGGGGGACCCCTTCCCACTTCCTGAACCCACTGGCTCCCACGTTGGGGAGCTCCCACCGCAGCTCCCCTCCAGCACCCCTTCCTGGCCGTGTCAGCAGCATTGTTGCCCCTGGGGGGGCCTTGAGGGAGGGGCATGGAGGACCCCTGCCCTCAGGTCCCTCCTTGACTGGCTGTCGGTCAGACATCATTTCCCTGGACTGA
- the PIAS3 gene encoding E3 SUMO-protein ligase PIAS3 isoform X5, producing the protein MVMSFRVSELQVLLGFAGRNKSGRKHELLAKALHLLKSSCAPSVQMKIKELYRRRFPRKTLGPSDLSLLSLPPGTPPVGSPGPLSPIPPALLAPGTLLGPKREVDMHPPLPQPVHPDVTMKPLPFYEVYGELIRPTTLASTSSQRFEEAHFTFALTPQQVQQILTSREVLPGAKCDYTIQVQLRFCLCETSCPQEDYFPPNLFVKVNGKLCPLPGYLPPTKNGAEPKRPSRPINLTPLARLSATVPNTIVVNWSSEFGRNYSLSVYLVRQLTAGTLLQKLRAKGIRNPDHSRALIKEKLTADPDSEVATTSLRVSLMCPLGKMRLTVPCRALTCAHLQSFDAALYLQMNEKKPTWTCPVCDKKAPYESLIIDGLFMEILNSCSDCDEIQFMEDGSWCPMKPKKEASEVCPPPGYGLDGLQYSPVQEGNPSENKKKVEVIDLTIESSSDEEDLPPTKKHCPVTSAAIPALPGSKGVLTSGHQPSSVLRSPAMGTLGGDFLSSLPLHEYPPAFPLGADIQGLDLFSFLQTESQHYGPSVITSLDEQDALGHFFQYRGTPSHFLNPLAPTLGSSHRSSPPAPLPGRVSSIVAPGGALREGHGGPLPSGPSLTGCRSDIISLD; encoded by the exons ATGGTGATGAGTTTCCGGGTGTCTGAGCTCCAGGTGCTCCTTGGTTTTGCTGGCCGGAACAAGAGTGGACGAAAGCACGAGCTCCTGGCCAAGGCCCTGCACCTTCTCAAGTCCAGCTGTGCCCCCAGCGTCCAAATGAAGATCAAAGAGCTCTACCGCCGACGCTTTCCCCGGAAGACTCTGGGGCCCTCTGATCTCTCCCtgctctctctgccccctggtACCCCTCCTGTAGGCTCCCCAGGTCCCCTATCCCCTATTCCCCCTGCCCTCTTGGCCCCTGGCACCCTGTTGGGCCCCAAGCGTGAGGTGGACATGCACCCGCCTCTGCCCCAGCCTGTGCACCCTGATGTCACCATGAAACCACTGCCCTTCTATGAAGTCTACGGGGAACTCATCCGGCCCACCACCCTTG CATCCACCTCCAGCCAGCGGTTTGAGGAAGCACATTTTACCTTTGCCCTCACACCCCAGCAAGTGCAGCAGATTCTCACATCCAG AGAGGTTTTGCCAGGAGCCAAATGTGATTATACCATACAGGTGCAGCTAAG GTTCTGTCTCTGTGAGACCAGCTGCCCCCAAGAGGACTATTTCCCTCCCAACCTCTTTGTCAAGGTCAATGGGAAACTGTGCCCCCTGCCG GGTTACCTTCCTCCCACCAAGAATGGGGCTGAGCCCAAGAGGCCCAGCCGCCCCATCAACCTCACACCCCTGGCTCGACTCTCAGCCACTGTTCCCAATACCATCGTGGTCAACTGGTCATCTGAGTTTGGACGG AACTACTCCTTGTCTGTGTACCTGGTGAGGCAGTTGACTGCAGGGACACTTCTACAAAAGCTCAGAGCAAAGGGCATCCGGAATCCAGACCACTCCCGGGCACTGA TCAAGGAGAAATTGACTGCTGACCCTGACAGTGAGGTGGCCACTACGAGTCTCCGAGTGTCGCTTATGTGCCCG CTGGGGAAGATGCGCCTGACTGTTCCCTGTCGTGCCCTCACCTGTGCCCACCTGCAGAGCTTCGATGCTGCCCTCTATCTACAGATGAATGAGAAGAAGCCAACGTGGACATGTCCCGTGTGCGACAAGAAGGCTCCCTATGAATCTCTGATCATTGATGG TTTATTTATGGAGATTCTTAATTCCTGCTCGGATTGTGATGAAATCCAGTTCATGGAAGATGGATCCTGGTGCCCAATGAAACCTAAGAAGGAGGCGTCTGAGGTTTGCCCCCCGCCAGGGTATGGGCTGGATG GCCTCCAGTATAGCCCAGTCCAAGAGGGAAATCCGTCGGAGAATAAGAAGAAGGTTGAAGTTATTGACTTGACAATAGAAAGCTCATCAGATGAGGAGGACCTGCCCCCAACCAAGAAGCACTGTCCTGTCACCTCAGCTGCCATTCCGGCCCTGCCTGGAAGCAAAGG aGTCCTGACCTCTGGTCACCAGCCATCGTCGGTGCTACGGAGTCCTGCTATGGGCACGTTGGGTGGAGATTTCCTGTCCAGTCTCCCACTACATGAGTACCCACCTGCCTTCCCCCTGGGTGCCGATATCCAAG gtttagatttattttctttccttcagacTGAGAGTCAG CACTATGGTCCCTCCGTCATCACCTCGTTAGATGAACAGGATGCCCTTGGCCACTTCTTCCAGTACCGGGGGACCCCTTCCCACTTCCTGAACCCACTGGCTCCCACGTTGGGGAGCTCCCACCGCAGCTCCCCTCCAGCACCCCTTCCTGGCCGTGTCAGCAGCATTGTTGCCCCTGGGGGGGCCTTGAGGGAGGGGCATGGAGGACCCCTGCCCTCAGGTCCCTCCTTGACTGGCTGTCGGTCAGACATCATTTCCCTGGACTGA